From Ignavibacteria bacterium, one genomic window encodes:
- a CDS encoding GNAT family N-acetyltransferase, with protein MIRRIIDTDYEGIVEVALRSGLFDDDQLDVLSAMIREPSEQDVWFADLTGDRPTGVAYLAPEKFTEGTWNLYFIAVHPDNQRRGRGKSILEFICDWLIRQEQRMLIVETAGIPDFQYVRDFYAANGFENEGRIRDFYAEGVDKVIFRKLLP; from the coding sequence ATGATCAGACGCATCATTGATACAGATTACGAAGGCATTGTTGAGGTAGCCCTTCGATCGGGCCTCTTTGACGACGATCAGCTTGACGTCCTTTCTGCCATGATCCGCGAACCATCCGAACAGGACGTGTGGTTTGCCGATCTCACCGGTGATCGGCCAACGGGTGTAGCGTATCTGGCACCGGAGAAGTTCACCGAAGGGACCTGGAACCTCTATTTCATTGCCGTTCATCCCGACAATCAACGTCGAGGAAGGGGCAAGTCCATCCTCGAATTCATCTGTGATTGGCTGATTCGACAAGAGCAACGAATGTTGATCGTTGAGACAGCCGGTATCCCCGACTTCCAATACGTACGGGACTTCTACGCGGCAAACGGATTCGAGAACGAAGGACGCATCAGAGACTTCTATGCTGAAGGCGTCGATAAAGTCATATTCCGCAAGCTCCTACCATAA
- a CDS encoding SRPBCC domain-containing protein has product MEITNKQIVKVRQIDQPLETVWWRWSTHEGLKTFFGVDNQIVLAPNGAFEIYFLMDNPYGLRGSEGCKVLSYVPERMISFTWNAPPSYQAERDSAHRTWVVVEFDAIDQRTTKVTLTHLGWPNEGNWNLVYDYFNAAWDVVLDWLAA; this is encoded by the coding sequence GTGGAGATAACAAACAAGCAGATAGTGAAGGTCAGGCAGATAGATCAACCGCTAGAAACGGTTTGGTGGCGATGGAGCACGCATGAAGGATTAAAGACCTTCTTTGGCGTCGACAACCAGATAGTTCTCGCGCCAAATGGTGCTTTTGAGATCTACTTTCTCATGGACAACCCATATGGGCTTCGCGGTAGCGAAGGGTGCAAGGTCTTATCGTATGTGCCGGAGAGAATGATCTCCTTCACATGGAACGCACCTCCCAGTTATCAAGCTGAGAGAGATTCCGCACATCGTACCTGGGTAGTCGTTGAATTTGATGCAATCGATCAACGAACAACCAAGGTCACCCTCACCCATCTCGGTTGGCCAAACGAGGGAAACTGGAATCTCGTCTACGACTATTTCAATGCCGCTTGGGATGTTGTGTTGGATTGGCTTGCCGCATGA
- a CDS encoding T9SS type A sorting domain-containing protein encodes MRSSAHAALFLLFVTFPTLLASATTWNVGPSRTYKMPSDVVSLVQDHDTVLIDEGTYRDRECVWKADGLMIVGIGRVELLPDITQAGESIWTAAGGGTQLIHLAFRQGTERSGAGIGLYAKGAGCQVDSCMFSGNSIGLRIADGESSYVQVNSCTFENNEFADLDVGRIVILNLRTSWFRGSANAVNVRSRALMNEIKYNFFTDKLGASTTTLELMRGGWTFITGNILHGARTIDSSKHFISYVANETASAAFPHAVECAWNTFVNDLDSMTFIETAGSQPYEVRIVNNIVAGKGTLIGDTTIPGRVIIDTAGNHIDQRLDSVGFVNTADHDYHLLAWSPARDTYTSPIVQLPFVEYLHPLRIQNRPGNNATVGAFDYEEPPPTPRTWLVGWGRSSGTPSDVCRRVHDGDTVLIDSGEYVDGISDWSANNLTIIGLGKVVIRSNGSTSFKNALWEIEAGSVFIEGIEFRDHTTIDGKGTGLFIVGGDVTLRSCTFTGLQRCIVFDPQLIAARLTIEQCAFEGLGSETAYPLIDCRAIKSLSISGSSFHNAGSSAIVSSHAHSNVISACRADVTDLSLQPALDFPSGGFVQLSGTNVRADGGGAEREILRYGSGTMSDARDNRLFVGYNTIVNDGNATVFVRAETTRLKSMRVINNLLVGDGLQSSGQASNETNTASNHYAYNISLPGFVDAAAMDYRITDTSPARFAAVQSGSITIVKDDGIDSTYSFQPLTSYVHPQNTARRTSWYDVGAYESVLSSHVDVVIADHPAIRIAPNPAQTSLTLTLPSALVGHDVVILDMQGSEVARITARDSSLRISLDGWSAGIFVSRCGTLSTRFFVLP; translated from the coding sequence ATGCGTTCATCTGCTCATGCGGCACTCTTCCTTCTCTTTGTCACCTTTCCTACCCTTCTCGCCTCCGCTACCACGTGGAATGTAGGTCCGTCGCGGACGTACAAAATGCCGAGCGATGTGGTGAGCTTGGTGCAAGACCATGATACCGTGCTTATTGATGAAGGGACGTATCGGGATCGAGAATGTGTATGGAAGGCGGACGGCCTGATGATCGTCGGAATTGGTAGAGTGGAGCTATTGCCAGACATAACGCAGGCAGGAGAGAGTATCTGGACAGCTGCGGGCGGCGGCACGCAGTTGATACACCTCGCGTTTCGGCAGGGTACAGAGAGGAGCGGGGCGGGCATAGGACTGTATGCGAAGGGAGCGGGGTGTCAGGTCGACTCCTGCATGTTCTCGGGAAACAGCATTGGGTTGCGTATTGCCGATGGTGAGTCTTCTTACGTCCAAGTCAATTCATGCACCTTCGAGAATAACGAGTTCGCCGACCTGGATGTTGGGCGGATCGTGATTCTGAACCTTCGGACGTCGTGGTTTCGCGGGAGCGCAAATGCCGTCAATGTTCGGTCACGTGCTCTTATGAATGAGATTAAGTACAATTTCTTCACCGATAAGCTTGGTGCGTCTACAACAACGTTGGAGCTGATGCGTGGCGGTTGGACGTTTATCACCGGCAACATCCTGCATGGCGCACGAACGATAGATTCAAGCAAGCACTTCATTTCCTACGTCGCCAACGAGACAGCGTCTGCAGCATTTCCACACGCCGTCGAATGTGCATGGAATACCTTCGTAAACGATTTGGATTCGATGACCTTTATCGAGACAGCGGGGAGTCAGCCGTACGAAGTGAGAATAGTGAACAACATCGTGGCGGGCAAGGGGACGTTGATTGGTGACACGACCATTCCCGGAAGAGTCATCATCGATACGGCAGGAAACCACATCGACCAACGCTTGGATTCTGTCGGCTTTGTCAATACCGCAGACCACGACTATCACCTCTTGGCCTGGTCACCGGCCCGCGACACCTATACATCACCGATTGTACAATTGCCGTTCGTCGAGTATCTGCATCCGCTCCGCATTCAGAACCGACCCGGAAACAATGCGACCGTTGGAGCCTTTGATTATGAAGAACCTCCACCCACCCCTCGTACGTGGCTCGTAGGGTGGGGACGATCGAGTGGAACGCCATCTGACGTGTGCAGGCGTGTGCATGACGGTGACACGGTGCTCATTGATTCCGGCGAGTACGTGGATGGAATCAGTGATTGGTCTGCAAACAATCTCACGATCATTGGCCTGGGCAAGGTTGTCATTCGCTCCAACGGCAGTACGTCGTTTAAAAACGCCCTGTGGGAGATCGAAGCAGGCAGCGTGTTCATCGAGGGGATCGAGTTTCGCGATCACACAACCATCGACGGAAAAGGAACGGGTCTGTTCATCGTAGGGGGAGACGTAACTCTGCGCTCGTGCACGTTCACAGGTCTGCAACGATGTATCGTGTTTGACCCACAGTTGATAGCGGCACGCCTCACCATTGAACAGTGCGCATTCGAGGGACTTGGCTCTGAGACCGCGTATCCACTGATCGACTGCAGAGCGATCAAGTCGTTGAGTATCTCTGGTTCCTCCTTCCACAACGCCGGATCGAGTGCCATCGTGAGTTCTCACGCACACTCCAACGTCATTTCGGCATGTCGCGCAGACGTAACCGACCTCTCCTTGCAACCTGCATTAGATTTCCCGTCTGGTGGCTTCGTTCAACTATCGGGAACGAATGTGCGTGCGGACGGTGGTGGTGCAGAAAGAGAGATCTTGCGCTATGGCTCCGGTACAATGTCTGACGCGCGCGACAATAGGCTGTTCGTTGGCTACAATACGATCGTGAATGACGGAAATGCAACGGTGTTTGTTCGTGCAGAGACAACCCGCCTAAAAAGCATGCGCGTAATCAACAACCTTCTTGTCGGTGATGGACTACAGAGTAGCGGTCAGGCGAGCAACGAAACAAATACAGCGAGTAATCATTACGCTTATAACATCTCCCTTCCTGGTTTTGTTGATGCCGCAGCGATGGATTACAGAATCACAGATACATCTCCTGCTCGTTTTGCCGCCGTACAGTCCGGATCTATCACGATCGTCAAGGATGATGGCATTGATAGCACGTATTCGTTCCAACCGCTGACGTCCTACGTACATCCGCAGAACACCGCTCGACGCACCTCGTGGTACGATGTAGGCGCATATGAGAGCGTTCTTTCTTCACACGTAGATGTTGTAATTGCAGATCACCCAGCAATCCGTATCGCACCTAATCCCGCACAAACATCACTCACTCTCACGCTCCCATCCGCACTTGTAGGGCACGACGTGGTGATCCTCGACATGCAGGGCAGCGAGGTGGCGAGGATCACAGCAAGAGACAGTTCGCTGCGAATCAGCCTGGATGGATGGTCTGCAGGTATTTTCGTGTCGCGATGTGGCACTCTGTCCACACGTTTCTTTGTGTTGCCATAA
- a CDS encoding GNAT family N-acetyltransferase codes for MQVVTNETLTLEPLTREHAEEMFDVLADPAIYEYENEPPLSVEWLRSRYAGLESRWSPDGVQQWLNWAVRLPTHECIGFVQATVHPDRSASLAYVFSSTHWGRGLATLAVQEMLSELHGRFFVESFRAVLKEDNRRSYRLLERCGFHLAPAAEHDAQGIPGDEVLMVRNDTKRHDTGPSLRSG; via the coding sequence ATGCAAGTTGTTACAAATGAGACGCTTACCTTGGAGCCCCTTACTCGGGAGCATGCTGAGGAGATGTTTGATGTATTGGCAGATCCGGCGATCTATGAGTATGAGAACGAGCCGCCGCTATCGGTAGAGTGGCTGCGATCGAGATATGCGGGGTTGGAGTCGCGCTGGTCCCCGGATGGCGTGCAACAGTGGCTGAACTGGGCGGTCCGACTCCCCACACACGAATGTATCGGCTTTGTCCAAGCAACGGTCCACCCCGATCGCTCTGCCTCCCTTGCTTATGTCTTCTCCTCCACCCACTGGGGTAGGGGGCTTGCCACACTCGCCGTACAGGAAATGCTCTCGGAACTGCATGGTCGGTTCTTTGTGGAGTCGTTCCGGGCCGTGCTCAAAGAAGATAACCGACGCTCCTACCGACTCCTCGAACGCTGCGGTTTTCACCTGGCTCCGGCCGCAGAACACGATGCCCAGGGGATTCCGGGGGATGAGGTGCTGATGGTTAGAAATGACACTAAACGGCATGACACAGGTCCCTCGCTACGCTCGGGATGA
- a CDS encoding NmrA/HSCARG family protein, whose translation MSDKKIIAVVGATGAQGGGLVRAILADPNGGYAVRAITRDVNSDKAKALAALGAEVVAADVDSQDSLAEALKGAYGAFFVTFFWDHFSPDKEKQHARNMANAAKAAGVQHVIWSSLEDTRKWIPLSDDRMPTLQGNYKVPHFDAKGEANAYFAEAGVPTTILNTSFYWENFIFFGAGPARGEDGSLALTMPMADKKLPGIAVKDIGKTAYNIFKDPSFIGKTVSIAGEHLTGEEMAKGLSTALGESVVYNAVPASVFRTFGFPGADDMGNMYQFKAEFNDAYVGARNLDVVRAINPELQSFAEWLEENKTQIPI comes from the coding sequence ATGTCCGACAAAAAGATCATTGCCGTTGTAGGCGCAACAGGAGCACAAGGGGGCGGATTAGTCCGCGCCATTCTCGCAGATCCAAACGGTGGGTATGCTGTGCGTGCTATCACGCGTGATGTGAATTCCGACAAGGCAAAGGCGCTTGCGGCACTGGGCGCAGAGGTTGTGGCTGCCGACGTGGATAGTCAAGACAGTCTTGCCGAAGCTCTCAAGGGGGCATATGGTGCGTTCTTTGTGACGTTCTTCTGGGACCATTTCTCGCCCGACAAAGAAAAGCAACACGCTCGCAACATGGCCAACGCAGCAAAGGCAGCCGGTGTGCAGCATGTTATCTGGTCGTCGTTGGAAGACACCCGCAAGTGGATCCCACTCTCCGACGATCGCATGCCAACACTGCAAGGCAACTACAAGGTACCGCACTTCGATGCAAAGGGTGAGGCCAATGCCTACTTCGCTGAAGCCGGCGTGCCAACAACCATCCTGAACACATCGTTCTATTGGGAGAACTTCATCTTCTTCGGTGCGGGTCCGGCTCGCGGCGAAGATGGATCGCTTGCTCTTACTATGCCCATGGCCGATAAAAAACTCCCTGGCATCGCCGTCAAGGACATCGGAAAGACTGCCTACAACATCTTCAAAGATCCATCATTCATCGGCAAGACCGTGAGCATCGCCGGTGAACATCTTACCGGTGAAGAGATGGCTAAGGGGCTTTCCACCGCGCTCGGTGAAAGCGTTGTCTACAACGCCGTGCCTGCTTCGGTCTTCCGCACATTTGGTTTCCCTGGCGCTGATGACATGGGCAACATGTATCAGTTCAAGGCCGAATTCAACGACGCATATGTGGGCGCCCGCAACCTCGATGTTGTCCGCGCGATCAACCCGGAACTTCAGTCGTTTGCAGAGTGGCTGGAAGAAAACAAGACTCAAATTCCTATATGA
- a CDS encoding tetratricopeptide repeat protein, which produces MRTFSEIQVDVNHASSINDAEALLLYAVELDAISAPQAEALANNSRGLALYIQGDRPAALSHYHSALALYEELGDRGGVAAVSSRIGVVNNRIGNYTEALSHFHLALAILHELDDRKGVAGVTGNIGTLHWRTGNYPEALSHYHRALALSEELGDLRLFASTTGNIGIVHWNTGDFPTALTYLHRALELHEELGDRGNVARVTANIGNVYGNIGDNPSALSHYHRALALHEELGNRSGMALVMCCIGIVHSDTGDYPAALSHYHRALALHEELGERNNVTIVTDNILSVYVQMGSDSEAQHLLTTMNELHPGEPRSRIQRAVNRATLLERSGNLDAAAATLQLALSEAHEHGLRSLTTSVHKALRDLAQKRNDFAGYIEHNNEFTRITEEINGKDTATKLAIQAKQREIDAERKETDKHMAVLHSTLPKHIADRVARGEVVNDHFENASVLFVDVVGFTTHSSELDATVVVELLQNIFSSFDGICAKHDVTKIKTIGDSYMAVAFDIADAVGARPRLAREQTDIPNVMPSEVEAQQIANSEQRIANQIANSEQRIANQIANSEQRIANVAQAMMSSVFMWPHTGERVMFRIGIHCGPVVAGVLGTQRMQYDVWGDTVNVASRMESTSESGKIHISEALANALNEHKNSPPSPLSHASLERGSYTVVPRGTVDVKGKGLMQTYWLSEAL; this is translated from the coding sequence GTGAGAACTTTCTCTGAGATCCAAGTCGATGTGAATCACGCAAGCAGCATCAATGATGCCGAGGCATTGCTGCTTTATGCAGTAGAGCTCGACGCCATCTCAGCCCCGCAGGCAGAGGCATTGGCGAACAACTCGCGTGGCTTGGCTCTGTATATCCAAGGCGACCGTCCAGCAGCGCTGAGTCACTACCACAGCGCTCTGGCACTCTATGAAGAGCTCGGCGATCGCGGTGGCGTAGCAGCTGTCTCGAGCAGAATTGGCGTCGTGAACAACAGAATCGGCAACTACACCGAGGCGTTGAGCCACTTCCACCTCGCACTGGCAATATTACATGAGCTCGACGATCGCAAGGGTGTGGCTGGCGTTACGGGTAACATCGGCACCCTGCACTGGCGCACAGGAAACTACCCAGAAGCGCTGAGTCACTACCATCGCGCTCTGGCACTCTCTGAAGAGCTCGGCGACCTCCGTCTTTTCGCAAGCACCACGGGCAACATCGGAATTGTACACTGGAATACCGGCGACTTCCCCACCGCGCTGACCTATCTCCACCGCGCTCTGGAACTCCATGAAGAACTCGGCGATCGCGGAAACGTGGCCCGCGTCACCGCCAACATCGGCAACGTGTATGGCAACATAGGGGACAATCCCTCCGCGCTGAGTCACTACCACCGCGCTCTGGCCCTCCATGAAGAGCTCGGCAACCGCAGCGGCATGGCGCTCGTCATGTGCTGCATCGGTATTGTGCACAGCGACACAGGCGACTACCCCGCTGCACTGAGTCACTACCACCGTGCCCTGGCGCTCCATGAAGAGCTCGGAGAACGTAACAACGTAACAATCGTCACAGACAACATCTTGTCCGTATACGTGCAAATGGGCTCTGACAGCGAGGCTCAACACCTCCTGACAACCATGAATGAGCTGCACCCCGGCGAACCTAGGTCACGCATCCAACGCGCGGTAAACCGAGCAACACTGCTGGAGCGCAGCGGCAACCTTGACGCTGCTGCTGCCACGCTGCAACTTGCGCTAAGCGAAGCACACGAGCATGGACTGCGCTCATTGACTACCAGTGTGCACAAGGCATTGCGAGACCTTGCACAGAAACGCAACGACTTTGCCGGCTACATCGAACACAACAACGAGTTCACTCGCATCACCGAAGAGATCAACGGCAAGGACACTGCTACGAAACTCGCTATACAAGCCAAACAACGCGAGATCGATGCTGAACGCAAAGAAACCGACAAGCACATGGCCGTGCTTCATTCTACCCTACCAAAACACATTGCCGACAGAGTAGCAAGGGGCGAGGTGGTTAATGATCACTTCGAGAACGCCTCCGTCCTGTTCGTCGATGTAGTCGGATTCACAACCCATTCAAGTGAGCTCGATGCCACCGTTGTTGTCGAATTGCTACAGAACATCTTTTCATCGTTCGATGGGATATGCGCCAAGCACGACGTAACGAAGATCAAGACCATCGGTGATTCGTATATGGCCGTGGCATTTGATATAGCGGACGCCGTAGGGGCGAGGCCCCGCCTCGCCCGTGAACAAACGGATATCCCGAACGTCATGCCGAGCGAAGTCGAGGCACAGCAAATAGCGAATAGCGAGCAGCGAATAGCGAATCAAATAGCGAATAGCGAGCAGCGAATAGCGAATCAAATAGCGAATAGCGAGCAGCGAATAGCGAATGTCGCCCAGGCGATGATGTCGAGCGTGTTCATGTGGCCACACACCGGAGAACGTGTGATGTTTCGCATCGGCATCCATTGCGGGCCGGTGGTGGCAGGAGTTCTTGGCACACAGCGCATGCAGTATGATGTATGGGGCGATACAGTGAATGTGGCGAGCCGGATGGAGAGCACAAGCGAATCAGGAAAGATCCATATCTCCGAGGCGCTTGCAAATGCGCTTAATGAACACAAGAACTCACCCCCCAGCCCCCTCTCTCACGCTTCGCTAGAGAGGGGGAGCTATACGGTTGTTCCCCGGGGTACAGTTGACGTTAAAGGAAAGGGTTTGATGCAGACGTATTGGTTGTCTGAAGCCTTATGA
- a CDS encoding tetratricopeptide repeat protein encodes MSSRTFEEIQADTRQATSNNDVEALLRYSAELDALATQQSEALACRSRGWVFYVRREYSLALIQFQRAVALYEILGERIDMAIVMGNMGILHEGTGNLTSAIEFYHRALALHEELGSHQSVAIVTGNLGVVYLNIGDFPTALSHFHRALAYHEARNNHKGVAIGTANIGNVYNSTCDYPAALDHYHRALALYEVLGDLSGVALVTANIGLVHMNTGDNPAALMHCNRALAINEDLGDRLGIANAMSNLGDVHGTAGNFQAALDHFNRALALFVEIEDRNGQAHVTSSLLETYVRMGSDADALTLLQSMDAMQIDEPITHISREQSRATLQERSGDLDNAATTLHHVLAEALELGLRSKTADIHKSLRDLALKQNNLAAYVEHNNEFTRITEEINGKETTTKLAMQAKQREIDAKDREHAQHMAVLHSTLPKHIADRVARGETVNDHFDNASVLFIDVVGFTTHSSELDATVVVELLQNIFSSFDGICAKHDVTKIKTIGDSYMAVAFGTANTEQRTQNSEQRTAHVMPSVVEAQRIANVALAMMSSEFVWPHTGERVMFRIGIHCGPVVAGVLGTQRMQYDVWGDTVNVASRMESTSEPGKIHVSEALAKALNDHKNSPPSPLSHASLERGSFTIVPRGTIDVKGKGTMQTYWLEGA; translated from the coding sequence ATGTCCAGTAGAACCTTCGAAGAGATCCAAGCCGACACACGACAGGCAACGAGCAACAATGATGTCGAGGCACTGCTACGTTATTCTGCAGAACTAGACGCTCTCGCCACGCAACAGTCCGAGGCTTTAGCTTGCCGATCTCGCGGTTGGGTTTTCTATGTCCGGCGTGAATATTCACTCGCGCTGATTCAGTTTCAACGTGCCGTAGCACTCTACGAAATACTCGGCGAGCGCATAGACATGGCAATTGTCATGGGTAACATGGGCATTCTGCACGAAGGCACTGGCAACCTCACTTCCGCGATCGAGTTCTACCACCGCGCGCTTGCTCTCCATGAAGAGCTCGGCAGCCACCAAAGCGTGGCGATCGTCACGGGCAATCTCGGTGTCGTTTACCTGAACATTGGCGACTTCCCCACGGCGCTGAGTCACTTCCACCGAGCCCTGGCCTACCACGAAGCACGAAACAACCATAAAGGCGTGGCGATCGGGACGGCCAACATCGGCAACGTGTACAATAGCACTTGCGACTACCCCGCTGCCCTAGATCACTACCACCGTGCCTTGGCACTTTATGAAGTGCTCGGAGATCTAAGCGGCGTGGCACTTGTCACGGCTAATATCGGTCTCGTGCACATGAACACTGGCGACAACCCAGCGGCTCTGATGCACTGCAATCGTGCATTAGCCATCAATGAAGATCTTGGCGACCGCCTCGGCATCGCTAACGCAATGAGCAACCTAGGCGATGTTCACGGAACCGCTGGCAACTTCCAGGCGGCACTCGATCATTTCAATCGAGCACTCGCACTTTTTGTGGAAATCGAAGACCGAAATGGCCAGGCACATGTTACGAGTAGCCTACTGGAGACCTACGTTCGAATGGGTTCGGATGCGGATGCCTTGACACTCCTTCAATCCATGGATGCAATGCAGATCGACGAGCCAATTACACACATCAGTCGTGAGCAGAGTCGGGCAACACTGCAGGAGCGCAGCGGAGATCTCGATAACGCTGCCACTACTCTGCATCATGTACTTGCAGAAGCACTCGAACTCGGTCTTCGTTCGAAGACAGCTGACATCCACAAATCACTGCGCGATCTCGCTCTCAAACAAAACAACCTTGCCGCCTACGTAGAACACAACAACGAGTTCACACGCATTACCGAAGAGATCAACGGAAAAGAGACCACAACGAAGCTCGCCATGCAAGCCAAACAGCGAGAGATCGACGCCAAGGATCGTGAACACGCGCAACACATGGCCGTTCTCCACTCAACCCTCCCCAAGCACATCGCCGATAGAGTGGCAAGGGGCGAAACAGTTAACGACCATTTCGACAATGCATCAGTCCTGTTCATCGATGTAGTTGGATTCACGACCCATTCAAGTGAGCTCGATGCCACCGTTGTTGTCGAATTGCTACAGAACATCTTTTCATCATTCGATGGGATATGCGCCAAGCACGACGTAACGAAGATCAAGACCATCGGTGATTCGTATATGGCCGTGGCATTTGGAACAGCGAACACAGAACAGCGAACACAGAACAGCGAACAGCGAACAGCACACGTCATGCCGAGCGTAGTCGAGGCACAGCGAATAGCGAATGTCGCCTTGGCCATGATGTCGAGCGAGTTCGTATGGCCACATACAGGAGAACGTGTGATGTTCCGCATCGGCATCCATTGCGGTCCCGTGGTTGCAGGCGTGCTTGGCACACAGCGCATGCAATACGATGTATGGGGCGATACGGTGAATGTGGCATCACGCATGGAGAGCACAAGCGAACCAGGAAAGATTCACGTGTCCGAGGCGCTTGCAAAGGCGCTTAACGATCACAAGAACTCACCCCCCAGCCCCCTCTCTCACGCTTCGCTAGAGAGGGGGAGCTTTACTATTGTTCCCCGGGGTACGATTGATGTTAAGGGCAAAGGAACAATGCAGACGTATTGGCTGGAGGGGGCGTGA
- a CDS encoding tetratricopeptide repeat protein, with the protein MRTFEEIKEEIRQANIRNDIRSLRALASEMQTLGTPHAKAHAHIALGIAEDLDGNYTAALEYYRHSLTMHEELGDRAGMARVTANIGIVLYSTGDYPSSLEHYYRALAMFEEIGNHAGVASVTGNIGGVYEATGDYPSALEHNRRALAMYEQIGDRRGVCRITVNIGSVYLAIGDYPSALEYDGRALAMYEELGDLIGVAVVTGNMGNVYSGTGDNPTALEYLRRALTIHEQLDDRASVVRVIGNIVAVLVKLERYDDAANLQERQSAMLMNNPGVRAYHHANSALLAEYRNDLDASHHHLLEALAISMKTGLRARSTYFHELLRELAQKRNDFAGYIEHNNEYQRITEEIRGKDATLRMAMMEAERKVEAELRARDKERALLYGALPKSIADRMIRGEDVSGDHFDNAAVMFLDIVGFTSNTSHLPPTDVVKMLDNIFSMIDGTCDTHQVIKIKTMGDSYMCFRGDSDTTLNAHSMASVALDVMKGAFTWPNGEPIQFRGGIHIGPATAGVIGTQRLQYDVWGDTVNVASRMESTSEPGKIHVSEALANALNEHKNSPPSPLSHASLERGSYTVVPRGTVDVKGKGSMQTYWLE; encoded by the coding sequence ATGAGAACGTTCGAAGAGATAAAAGAAGAGATACGTCAAGCCAATATCCGAAATGATATCCGATCACTGCGAGCTCTGGCTTCTGAGATGCAAACGCTAGGAACACCGCACGCGAAGGCACATGCACACATTGCCTTGGGCATCGCTGAAGATCTGGACGGCAACTACACAGCGGCTCTGGAGTACTACCGCCATTCGCTCACTATGCATGAAGAACTCGGCGATCGTGCTGGCATGGCCCGCGTCACTGCCAACATCGGTATTGTGCTCTATAGCACCGGAGACTACCCGTCCTCACTTGAGCATTACTACCGTGCTCTGGCGATGTTTGAGGAGATCGGTAATCATGCTGGCGTGGCGAGTGTCACCGGCAATATAGGCGGTGTGTACGAGGCCACGGGTGACTATCCATCGGCGCTGGAGCACAACCGCCGTGCGCTGGCGATGTATGAACAAATAGGCGACCGCCGCGGCGTGTGCCGGATCACTGTCAACATCGGTAGTGTGTACCTGGCTATTGGCGACTACCCGTCGGCGTTGGAGTACGACGGCCGCGCGCTGGCGATGTACGAGGAGCTGGGTGACCTCATTGGCGTGGCCGTCGTCACCGGCAACATGGGCAATGTCTACTCGGGAACTGGTGACAACCCGACAGCTCTGGAGTATCTCCGGCGCGCCTTGACGATCCATGAACAACTGGACGACCGTGCCAGCGTGGTGCGTGTTATCGGCAACATCGTGGCTGTGCTCGTGAAGCTTGAGCGGTACGACGATGCCGCGAATCTGCAAGAGCGACAATCGGCAATGCTGATGAACAACCCGGGTGTACGAGCGTATCATCATGCCAATAGTGCCTTACTTGCTGAGTATCGTAATGATCTTGATGCCTCACATCATCACCTCTTGGAGGCACTGGCGATCAGTATGAAGACTGGCTTGCGCGCCAGATCAACATACTTTCACGAATTGCTTCGCGAGCTCGCACAAAAACGAAACGACTTCGCAGGATACATAGAGCACAACAACGAGTATCAGCGCATCACCGAAGAGATCCGCGGCAAAGATGCTACACTACGCATGGCCATGATGGAAGCTGAACGGAAGGTAGAAGCGGAGTTACGTGCGCGGGACAAAGAACGCGCCCTGCTCTACGGTGCCCTCCCCAAGTCCATTGCCGACCGCATGATCCGCGGCGAAGACGTCTCCGGTGATCACTTCGATAACGCTGCCGTAATGTTTCTTGACATCGTGGGTTTCACCTCCAACACCTCACACCTGCCCCCTACCGATGTGGTGAAAATGCTGGACAACATCTTCAGTATGATCGACGGTACCTGTGACACTCATCAAGTGATCAAAATCAAGACCATGGGCGATTCGTACATGTGCTTCCGAGGTGATTCCGATACAACCTTAAATGCTCATTCAATGGCATCTGTTGCCTTGGATGTGATGAAAGGGGCGTTCACATGGCCCAATGGTGAACCCATCCAATTCCGTGGAGGCATCCACATAGGTCCGGCAACTGCCGGTGTGATCGGCACGCAACGTCTGCAGTATGATGTATGGGGCGATACGGTGAATGTGGCGAGTCGCATGGAGAGCACAAGCGAACCAGGAAAGATTCACGTTTCCGAGGCGCTTGCAAATGCGCTTAATGAACACAAGAACTCACCCCCCAGCCCCCTCTCTCACGCTTCGCTAGAGAGGGGGAGCTATACGGTTGTTCCCCGAGGTACAGTTGATGTTAAGGGCAAAGGATCCATGCAGACCTACTGGCTGGAGTAA